From Salvia splendens isolate huo1 chromosome 16, SspV2, whole genome shotgun sequence, a single genomic window includes:
- the LOC121769908 gene encoding syntaxin-81-like isoform X2, which yields MTKARDRTEDFKDAARRAALNLGYDESKIAAIMASFIMHKSLERSMFTKAAITTVTVFIKACKEQIDVLKNSTNNEEENSKGWLGIRSDSSNADTIAHKHGVVLILSEKLHSVTSQFDQLRAVRFREAINRVTPRRKVKQKGSTVAESSTSGNIDSREVSNAETRQKENGHAEPIRFQQQHLDDETHALQVELATMLDAVQDTETKMVEMSALNHLMSTHVLQQAQQIEFLYEQAVEATNNVVLGNKELSQAIQRNSSSRTFLLLFLFVLTFSVLFLDWYS from the exons ATGACAAAAGCCAGAGATAGAACTGAGGATTTTAAGGATGCTGCACGCCGAGCAGCACTAAATTTGGGATATGATGAG TCGAAAATTGCAGCGATAATGGCATCTTTTATCATGCATAAGTCGCTAGAAAGATCAATGTTCACCAAAGCTGCAATAACAACG GTTACAGTTTTCATAAAAGCCTGCAAAGAGCAAATAGATGTACTCAAGAATAGCACAAATAACGAGGAAGAAAATTCAAAGGGATGGCTTGGTATAAGGAGTGACAGTTCGAATGCTGATACCATAGCTCACAAACATGGAGTG GTATTGATCTTAAGTGAAAAGCTTCACTCGGTAACATCCCAGTTTGATCAGCTTCGAGCTGTACGCTTTCGAGAAGCTATCAACCGGGTGACACCAAGAAGAAAAGTCAAGCAGAAAGGCTCTACTGTTGCAGAGAGCTCGACTTCTGGAAATATTGACTCGAGGGAAGTAAGCAATGCAGAAACGAGGCAGAAAGAGAATGGTCACGCAGAGCCAATTAGATTCCAGCAACAGCACTTAGATGATGAGACACATGCCCTGCAGGTAGAGTTAGCAACGATGTTAGACGCTGTTCAGGATACAGAGACAAAGATGGTGGAAATGTCGGCACTGAACCACCTCATGTCGACTCATGTTTTGCAACAGGCCCAGCAGATTGAATTTTTGTACGAGCAG GCAGTGGAGGCTACAAATAATGTGGTGCTTGGGAATAAAGAACTGTCACAAGCCATCCAAAGGAATAGCAGCAGCAGAACATTTCTTTTgctctttttatttgttctcaCCTTTTCAGTTCTCTTTCTTGATTGGTATAGCTGA
- the LOC121769908 gene encoding syntaxin-81-like isoform X1 produces MTKARDRTEDFKDAARRAALNLGYDESKIAAIMASFIMHKSLERSMFTKAAITTLESIRALEQFLLKHKKDYVDVHRITEKERDSIEHEVTVFIKACKEQIDVLKNSTNNEEENSKGWLGIRSDSSNADTIAHKHGVVLILSEKLHSVTSQFDQLRAVRFREAINRVTPRRKVKQKGSTVAESSTSGNIDSREVSNAETRQKENGHAEPIRFQQQHLDDETHALQVELATMLDAVQDTETKMVEMSALNHLMSTHVLQQAQQIEFLYEQAVEATNNVVLGNKELSQAIQRNSSSRTFLLLFLFVLTFSVLFLDWYS; encoded by the exons ATGACAAAAGCCAGAGATAGAACTGAGGATTTTAAGGATGCTGCACGCCGAGCAGCACTAAATTTGGGATATGATGAG TCGAAAATTGCAGCGATAATGGCATCTTTTATCATGCATAAGTCGCTAGAAAGATCAATGTTCACCAAAGCTGCAATAACAACG CTTGAAAGTATTAGAGCATTAGAGCAGTTCCTCTTGAAGCATAAAAAGGATTACGTAGATGTACACCGAATTACTGAAAAAGAGAGGGATAGCATCGAGCATGAG GTTACAGTTTTCATAAAAGCCTGCAAAGAGCAAATAGATGTACTCAAGAATAGCACAAATAACGAGGAAGAAAATTCAAAGGGATGGCTTGGTATAAGGAGTGACAGTTCGAATGCTGATACCATAGCTCACAAACATGGAGTG GTATTGATCTTAAGTGAAAAGCTTCACTCGGTAACATCCCAGTTTGATCAGCTTCGAGCTGTACGCTTTCGAGAAGCTATCAACCGGGTGACACCAAGAAGAAAAGTCAAGCAGAAAGGCTCTACTGTTGCAGAGAGCTCGACTTCTGGAAATATTGACTCGAGGGAAGTAAGCAATGCAGAAACGAGGCAGAAAGAGAATGGTCACGCAGAGCCAATTAGATTCCAGCAACAGCACTTAGATGATGAGACACATGCCCTGCAGGTAGAGTTAGCAACGATGTTAGACGCTGTTCAGGATACAGAGACAAAGATGGTGGAAATGTCGGCACTGAACCACCTCATGTCGACTCATGTTTTGCAACAGGCCCAGCAGATTGAATTTTTGTACGAGCAG GCAGTGGAGGCTACAAATAATGTGGTGCTTGGGAATAAAGAACTGTCACAAGCCATCCAAAGGAATAGCAGCAGCAGAACATTTCTTTTgctctttttatttgttctcaCCTTTTCAGTTCTCTTTCTTGATTGGTATAGCTGA